In Streptomyces sp. NBC_00306, a single genomic region encodes these proteins:
- a CDS encoding SDR family oxidoreductase: protein MSKTVLITGAGSGFGALTARALTRAGHTVYAAMRNTEGRNAGRVADARAYATEHGVDLRTVELDVLSQESADAAVSTVLAEDGRLDVLIHNAGHMVTGPTEAFTPEELAAVHDTNVLGTQRVNRAALPHLRAQRKGLVVWVGSTSTRGGTPPYLAPYFAAKAAMDALAVSYAAELARFGIETSIVVPGAFTSGTNHFATGGHPAEQTVIGDYEARYAGLMDQVARRLADLAPADADVSLVADAIVTVVDTPHGSRPFRVHVDPANDGSEEVSVVADRVRSDFLTRIGLDDLLAPHARPRSA from the coding sequence ATGAGCAAGACCGTCCTCATCACGGGAGCCGGTTCCGGATTCGGAGCGCTGACCGCCCGCGCCCTCACCCGGGCCGGACACACCGTCTACGCCGCCATGCGGAACACCGAGGGCCGCAACGCCGGCCGTGTCGCCGACGCCCGGGCCTACGCCACCGAGCACGGAGTCGACCTGCGCACCGTCGAACTGGACGTCCTCTCGCAGGAATCGGCCGATGCGGCCGTCAGCACCGTCCTCGCCGAGGACGGACGGCTCGACGTCCTCATACACAACGCCGGCCACATGGTCACCGGCCCCACCGAGGCGTTCACGCCCGAGGAACTGGCCGCCGTCCACGACACCAATGTCCTCGGTACGCAGCGCGTGAACCGGGCGGCCCTGCCGCACCTGCGGGCCCAGCGGAAGGGCCTGGTGGTGTGGGTCGGATCCACCTCGACACGCGGCGGCACCCCGCCCTACCTGGCCCCCTACTTCGCCGCCAAGGCCGCGATGGACGCCCTCGCCGTCTCGTACGCCGCCGAGCTGGCCCGGTTCGGCATCGAGACCTCCATCGTGGTGCCGGGCGCCTTCACCTCCGGCACGAATCACTTCGCGACCGGCGGCCACCCCGCCGAACAGACGGTCATCGGCGACTACGAGGCCCGCTATGCGGGACTGATGGACCAGGTGGCCCGCCGGCTGGCCGACCTCGCACCGGCCGACGCCGACGTCTCGCTGGTCGCCGACGCGATCGTCACGGTCGTGGACACCCCGCACGGCTCCCGGCCCTTCCGGGTGCACGTCGACCCGGCGAACGACGGCTCCGAGGAGGTCAGCGTGGTGGCCGACCGCGTCCGGAGCGACTTCCTCACCCGGATCGGGCTCGACGACCTCCTCGCCCCGCACGCCCGGCCCCGCAGTGCGTAA
- a CDS encoding MBL fold metallo-hydrolase produces MFFIDTLGTEGLGNRGYVCGGTDTALVVDPPRDIDRVLAAAAVRGVRIEYVAETHVHNDAVSGGLELARVTGARYLVPAEARVTFPRTPVADGDEVALEPDLTVRALATPGHTPHHTSYVLADGGHDVAVFTGGSLLIGGVGRPDLVEPALTERLARAQHASAHRLADALHDDVQVLPTHGFGSFCASSPPTEQAGTIGQERRNNEAFALGTDAFVSQLLAGLDDVPAYYARVGALNAAGPAPVDLTAPPVADADEVAARLAAGEWVVDVRSRTLFSEGHVSGSFNIEAEGRPATYLAWLIPDGKPVTLLAASPAQLAAVQRELVRVGIDRPVAAATGDPGSWIRAGEMLRLLPRADFAALAQARGRGEEPVVLDVRRDSERAGRHVEGSVHIPVHELQGRVADVPPGVVWVHCATGLRATIGASLLEATGRDVVTVDDDLEAAESAGLMVAG; encoded by the coding sequence ATGTTCTTCATCGACACCCTCGGGACCGAGGGGCTGGGCAACCGCGGCTATGTGTGCGGCGGCACGGACACGGCTCTGGTGGTGGACCCGCCCCGCGACATCGACCGGGTACTCGCCGCCGCGGCCGTGCGCGGCGTTCGCATCGAGTACGTCGCGGAGACCCACGTCCACAACGACGCCGTGTCCGGTGGTCTCGAACTGGCCAGGGTGACCGGCGCCCGGTATCTGGTCCCGGCCGAGGCCCGGGTGACCTTCCCGAGAACGCCGGTGGCCGACGGCGACGAGGTCGCGCTGGAGCCGGACCTCACGGTGCGGGCCCTCGCCACCCCCGGGCACACCCCGCACCACACGTCGTACGTCCTGGCCGACGGCGGGCACGACGTGGCCGTCTTCACCGGCGGGTCGCTGCTGATCGGCGGTGTGGGCAGGCCCGATCTGGTCGAACCCGCGCTGACCGAGCGGCTGGCGCGCGCCCAGCACGCGTCGGCACACCGTCTCGCCGACGCGTTGCACGACGACGTCCAGGTGCTGCCCACCCACGGCTTCGGCAGCTTCTGCGCCTCCTCACCGCCCACGGAACAAGCCGGCACCATCGGCCAGGAGCGCCGGAACAACGAGGCCTTCGCTCTCGGCACCGACGCCTTCGTGTCGCAGCTCCTCGCCGGCCTGGACGACGTTCCCGCGTACTACGCGCGCGTGGGCGCGCTCAATGCGGCCGGCCCCGCGCCGGTGGATCTCACCGCGCCCCCGGTCGCCGATGCCGACGAGGTCGCCGCCCGGCTTGCCGCGGGCGAGTGGGTCGTGGATGTGCGCAGCCGCACCCTCTTCTCCGAGGGGCATGTGAGTGGATCGTTCAATATCGAGGCCGAGGGGCGGCCGGCCACGTATCTGGCCTGGCTGATCCCCGACGGCAAACCCGTGACGCTGCTGGCCGCGTCCCCCGCGCAACTGGCCGCGGTACAGCGGGAACTCGTGCGGGTGGGCATCGACCGCCCCGTCGCCGCGGCCACCGGGGACCCGGGCTCATGGATCCGCGCGGGAGAGATGCTGCGACTGCTCCCCCGCGCCGACTTCGCCGCACTCGCGCAGGCCCGTGGGCGCGGCGAGGAGCCGGTGGTACTCGATGTGCGCCGCGACTCCGAGCGGGCGGGCCGCCACGTCGAGGGGTCGGTCCACATTCCGGTCCACGAACTCCAAGGCCGCGTGGCGGATGTGCCGCCGGGGGTGGTGTGGGTGCACTGCGCCACCGGACTGCGGGCCACGATCGGGGCCTCCCTGCTGGAGGCGACGGGGCGTGACGTGGTCACCGTCGACGACGACCTGGAGGCTGCGGAGTCGGCAGGTCTGATGGTCGCAGGCTGA
- a CDS encoding alpha/beta hydrolase family esterase, with product MLAISRHLRFARAAATATALTALGVPALPGAAHAAPGQAPNQVPYTTSYRAPDRLDEPVRTTGCRTAPVVPPGVTTAQEMESGGVARTYTVHLPKRYDPRRSYPVVLSFHGHKRTSQWQEELSGFSALDTIAVYPQGLIGTDGESAWQGAPYSAPVDDVRFTSDLLDRLQRQFCVDNKRIYAAGKSNGGGFVGVLACRMPGRIAAFAPVAGAYYPQGGPCGPSRPTSVIAFHGTADATIPYEGNPAKGLPALPDWLADRAGLNGCRPEAKSSRPHPQVEVQRWTGCDKSSRLVHYRVEGAGHVWPSTGPNNDSSTPTVIDATPVIWKFFRGSTLRR from the coding sequence ATGCTCGCGATCAGCAGACACCTGAGGTTTGCACGAGCCGCCGCGACTGCCACGGCACTCACCGCACTGGGAGTGCCCGCTCTCCCCGGGGCCGCACACGCGGCACCCGGCCAGGCACCGAACCAGGTGCCGTACACGACCTCGTACCGGGCGCCGGACCGGCTCGACGAGCCGGTCAGGACCACCGGTTGCCGCACGGCACCCGTGGTGCCGCCCGGTGTCACGACCGCGCAGGAGATGGAGTCCGGGGGTGTGGCCCGTACCTACACCGTCCATCTGCCGAAGCGCTACGACCCCCGGCGCAGCTACCCGGTGGTCCTCTCCTTCCACGGTCACAAGCGCACATCGCAGTGGCAGGAGGAGCTCTCCGGCTTCTCGGCCCTGGACACGATCGCGGTCTACCCGCAGGGCCTGATCGGTACCGACGGGGAGTCCGCCTGGCAGGGCGCACCGTATTCCGCCCCGGTGGACGACGTCCGCTTCACCAGCGACCTTCTCGACCGGCTGCAGCGGCAGTTCTGCGTGGACAACAAGCGCATCTACGCTGCCGGAAAGTCGAACGGGGGCGGCTTCGTCGGCGTGCTGGCGTGCCGCATGCCCGGTCGGATCGCCGCCTTCGCCCCGGTGGCCGGCGCGTACTACCCGCAGGGCGGACCGTGCGGACCGTCCCGCCCCACCTCGGTGATCGCCTTCCATGGCACGGCCGACGCGACCATTCCGTACGAGGGGAACCCGGCCAAGGGGCTTCCCGCGCTGCCCGACTGGCTCGCGGACCGGGCCGGGCTCAACGGATGCCGGCCGGAAGCGAAGTCCTCCCGTCCCCACCCGCAGGTGGAGGTCCAGCGCTGGACCGGCTGCGACAAGTCGTCGCGCCTCGTGCACTACCGCGTCGAAGGTGCCGGGCATGTGTGGCCCAGCACCGGCCCCAACAATGATTCGAGCACGCCCACGGTGATCGACGCGACGCCCGTGATCTGGAAGTTCTTCCGGGGCAGCACGCTGAGGCGCTGA
- a CDS encoding helix-turn-helix transcriptional regulator, translating to MEQAPGPRSTWTFLTSHARVLSAISRDPWARIRDLAVALQLTERTVQAVIADLEEAGYLSRTREGRRNKYEMRGGRFRHPAEEHRDIAPLLDILATPPHLAGDDSGASDGAQPESGRQESVDADGRMS from the coding sequence ATGGAACAAGCACCGGGGCCCCGCAGCACATGGACCTTTCTCACCAGCCATGCGCGCGTGCTTTCGGCCATCTCCCGCGATCCGTGGGCCCGGATTCGCGATCTCGCCGTGGCACTGCAGCTGACCGAGCGGACCGTCCAGGCCGTGATCGCCGATCTCGAGGAGGCCGGCTATCTCTCGCGCACCCGTGAGGGCCGGCGGAACAAGTACGAGATGCGAGGTGGCCGGTTTCGGCATCCCGCGGAGGAACACAGGGACATCGCCCCCTTGCTGGACATCCTGGCGACACCCCCGCACCTGGCCGGTGACGACAGCGGTGCGAGTGATGGGGCCCAGCCCGAGAGCGGTCGGCAGGAGTCCGTCGACGCGGACGGACGAATGTCCTGA
- a CDS encoding type III PLP-dependent enzyme — MTLLTDAVRDLALSLPADRLPAYVYDLDALCEHAAFVRSVLPERVELYYAAKANPEAEILTALAPYTDGFEVSSGGELAHVAKAVPGHALAFGGPGKTAAEIESALLLGVERFHVESAYELRMLADLAERLVPRVRIGVLLRFNLPVPSDYLESSALAMGGRAAPFGIDPSQAEGLVRQLTDGSLPHLELHGVHAHLASGLTAQPQLAVTESVVDWAAELAARHRVALREVNVGGGMTVDYADPDARFDWAAFGAGLARIADDHPGLVLRIEPGRALTAYCGWYATDVLDVKHSHGEDFAVVRGGTHHLRTPATKGHDQPCAVLSVDTWPHPWPRAAVGGGPVTFVGQLCTPKDVLARGVPTAGLRSGDRVVFALAGAYAWNISHHDFLMHPRPGFHFLGTAAVPPRAPGAAEPSAGVRG, encoded by the coding sequence ATGACCCTGTTGACCGACGCCGTACGCGACCTCGCGCTGTCGCTTCCCGCCGACCGGCTGCCGGCCTATGTGTACGACCTCGACGCACTGTGCGAGCACGCGGCCTTCGTCCGGTCGGTCCTGCCGGAACGCGTCGAGCTGTACTACGCGGCCAAGGCCAATCCGGAAGCGGAGATCCTGACCGCTCTCGCGCCGTACACGGACGGCTTCGAGGTCTCCTCCGGCGGTGAACTCGCCCATGTCGCGAAGGCAGTCCCGGGGCACGCGCTCGCTTTCGGCGGGCCCGGCAAGACCGCCGCGGAGATCGAATCCGCCCTGCTGCTCGGGGTGGAGCGGTTCCATGTCGAGAGCGCCTACGAACTCCGTATGCTCGCGGACCTCGCCGAACGACTGGTTCCTCGGGTCCGCATCGGCGTCCTGCTCCGCTTCAACCTGCCGGTTCCCTCGGACTACCTGGAGTCAAGCGCCCTGGCGATGGGCGGCAGGGCCGCGCCGTTCGGGATCGACCCGTCGCAGGCCGAGGGCCTGGTCCGGCAGTTGACCGACGGCAGCCTCCCGCATCTCGAACTGCACGGTGTGCACGCGCATTTGGCCAGCGGCCTGACTGCGCAGCCCCAGCTCGCGGTCACCGAGTCCGTCGTCGACTGGGCAGCGGAGCTCGCCGCGCGTCACCGCGTCGCCCTGCGGGAGGTCAACGTGGGCGGTGGGATGACCGTCGACTACGCCGACCCGGACGCCCGGTTCGACTGGGCCGCCTTCGGCGCCGGTCTCGCCCGCATCGCCGACGACCACCCCGGCCTCGTGCTGCGCATCGAACCGGGCCGTGCCCTCACCGCCTACTGCGGCTGGTACGCCACCGACGTGCTGGACGTGAAGCACAGCCACGGTGAGGACTTCGCGGTCGTGCGCGGCGGGACCCACCATCTGCGCACCCCTGCCACCAAGGGGCACGACCAGCCGTGCGCCGTCCTGTCCGTCGACACCTGGCCGCACCCCTGGCCACGGGCTGCGGTGGGCGGTGGCCCGGTCACCTTCGTGGGTCAGCTCTGTACGCCGAAGGACGTCCTGGCGCGCGGGGTGCCCACGGCAGGACTGCGGTCGGGCGACCGGGTGGTGTTCGCGCTGGCCGGGGCGTACGCGTGGAACATCTCGCACCACGATTTCCTGATGCATCCCCGGCCGGGCTTTCACTTCCTGGGCACCGCCGCGGTTCCCCCGCGTGCGCCGGGAGCCGCCGAGCCGTCGGCCGGCGTGCGCGGGTAG
- a CDS encoding SDR family oxidoreductase, which produces MTEQTTTPRRVAVVTGGSRGIGREAAARLAADGFAVVVNYAGNQAEAESAVAAIAAAGGEALAFRADVADEAAVSAMFDRAEEAFGGVDVVVHAAGVMILAPLAETDLDVLDRMHRTNIRGTFVVNQQAARRLRRGGAVINISTSMLALRLPGYGAYAASKGAVEAITMILAREMRGRDVTVNAVAPGPTATELFLDGKDEETIARMAAQPPLERLGTPEDIAEVVAFLAGPARWVNGQVLRANGGIV; this is translated from the coding sequence ATGACCGAGCAGACCACCACCCCTCGCCGGGTCGCCGTCGTCACCGGAGGGTCCCGCGGTATCGGCCGCGAGGCCGCCGCGCGTCTCGCCGCCGACGGGTTCGCCGTCGTCGTCAACTACGCCGGCAACCAGGCCGAGGCCGAGTCCGCCGTGGCCGCGATCGCCGCCGCCGGCGGCGAGGCCCTGGCCTTCCGCGCCGACGTGGCCGACGAAGCGGCCGTCTCCGCGATGTTCGACCGCGCCGAAGAGGCCTTCGGCGGCGTCGATGTCGTCGTGCACGCGGCGGGCGTCATGATTCTCGCGCCGCTCGCCGAGACCGATCTGGACGTGCTGGACCGTATGCACCGCACCAACATCCGCGGCACGTTCGTCGTCAATCAGCAGGCCGCACGCAGGCTGCGCCGGGGCGGCGCCGTCATCAACATCTCGACGTCCATGCTCGCGCTCCGCCTGCCCGGCTACGGCGCCTATGCCGCCAGCAAGGGTGCTGTCGAGGCCATCACCATGATCCTGGCGCGCGAGATGCGGGGACGGGACGTCACCGTCAACGCCGTCGCCCCCGGCCCGACCGCCACCGAACTGTTCCTGGACGGCAAGGACGAGGAGACCATCGCGCGGATGGCCGCACAGCCTCCGCTGGAGCGGCTCGGCACCCCCGAGGACATCGCCGAGGTCGTCGCGTTCCTCGCCGGTCCCGCCCGCTGGGTCAACGGCCAGGTCCTGCGCGCCAACGGCGGCATCGTCTGA
- a CDS encoding STAS domain-containing protein, translated as MASPSSSYGDQAPDRHGSGPACDSRLAVTVTTGESGRSRVVVVGEIDLEEAPAFRVALDSALGAATGLDLDLTRVSFCDCSCLRVLMEIHFAALASGRTVAVSAASRCVWRLLDLTGTGEMLTAAGSGPLAGAGEGGL; from the coding sequence ATGGCATCCCCTTCCAGCAGCTACGGGGACCAGGCGCCGGACCGGCACGGCAGCGGTCCGGCCTGCGACAGCCGCCTCGCGGTCACCGTGACCACGGGTGAGAGCGGCCGTTCCCGAGTGGTCGTCGTGGGCGAGATCGACCTCGAGGAAGCTCCGGCCTTCCGGGTGGCTCTCGACTCCGCCCTGGGCGCGGCCACCGGGCTGGACCTCGACCTCACCCGCGTCTCGTTCTGCGACTGCTCGTGCCTTCGCGTCCTCATGGAGATCCACTTCGCCGCGCTCGCGTCGGGCCGGACGGTCGCCGTGAGCGCGGCCAGCAGATGCGTGTGGCGGCTGCTCGACCTGACCGGTACCGGCGAGATGCTCACCGCGGCCGGGAGCGGCCCCCTGGCCGGCGCGGGCGAGGGCGGCCTCTGA
- a CDS encoding gamma carbonic anhydrase family protein yields MLYEHRGRRPVVPESAYVAPSAVLCGAVVLGERARVLHGAVLTAEDGDVRIGADVVVMENALVRGRAEHPAVIGDAVLIGPHAHINGAVVEDEVFVATGVSMFPGSVAGAGSELRINSVLQVNSRLLPATVLPIGWIAVGDPAELFSPDRHDELWEVQRGLDFPGTVYGLPRGTSMREVMARQSRFYGAHMDDRRVDD; encoded by the coding sequence ATGCTGTACGAGCACCGCGGCAGACGGCCCGTCGTCCCTGAGTCCGCCTATGTCGCGCCCTCCGCCGTCCTGTGCGGAGCGGTCGTCCTGGGCGAGCGGGCACGTGTTCTTCACGGTGCCGTTCTCACCGCCGAGGACGGCGACGTACGCATCGGCGCGGACGTGGTGGTGATGGAGAACGCCCTCGTCCGCGGACGGGCCGAGCATCCGGCCGTCATCGGTGACGCGGTCCTGATCGGCCCGCACGCCCACATCAACGGAGCGGTTGTCGAGGACGAGGTCTTCGTGGCCACGGGCGTCTCGATGTTCCCCGGCTCCGTGGCCGGCGCGGGTTCCGAGCTGAGGATCAACAGCGTTCTCCAGGTCAACTCGCGGCTCCTGCCCGCGACGGTCCTGCCGATCGGGTGGATCGCGGTCGGTGATCCGGCCGAACTGTTCTCACCGGACCGGCACGACGAACTGTGGGAGGTCCAGCGCGGGCTCGACTTCCCGGGAACGGTCTACGGGCTGCCGCGCGGCACCTCGATGCGTGAGGTGATGGCGCGTCAGTCCCGCTTCTACGGCGCCCATATGGACGACCGTCGCGTCGACGACTGA
- a CDS encoding IucA/IucC family protein yields MTSITPDRPAHSAEPPSELPTAEEAVAHTLLNCLLREVSGPEHQTAVIDGHLLLRLPRRGVLLRVAVRRTSLIGAHRFTGPVTEESGAGWSPVGWRRLAEYVQSELSLRTGASNDEFLDQMAAGHRGVAAALSARVPRTRAPHGDPLATYLASEQSLVLGHRFHPTPKAHSGDPGAWASFAPETGGSFPLRLLAVRSHLIAQECAEPGATDPLDRLGAVPEGYRLLPAHPWQYDQLAARPALRAALGRGDILDLGTGERQFTPTASVRTLYDGDTFLKFSLNIRITNCVRKNAHYELSGAVALTRLLGPVFGDLAARFPGSGMLREPAYRSIALRGPDGSADRALLEGFGVIVREGLGRWLRPGVTPLLAAAVADEYPSGPGHVSGLSAATDPTAALAWWRDYLRLLVPPVLAAYFDHGVVLEPHLQNVVVAVDTDGRPAQILFRDLEGTKLVPEHYARTLAALPAEVAGPLTYDARRGWDRVVYCLIVNHIAEMLAALADLHPQTEAALWSLVRRTLTEYADEHGCPPRLSALLAGVPLPAKANLLARWERAADRDAGYVRLPSPLAEDVLSEATRADAHRSSR; encoded by the coding sequence ATGACGAGCATCACCCCGGACCGTCCCGCCCATTCGGCCGAGCCGCCGAGCGAACTTCCCACGGCCGAGGAGGCCGTGGCGCACACCCTCCTCAACTGCCTGCTGCGGGAGGTGTCGGGCCCCGAGCATCAGACGGCGGTCATCGACGGCCACCTGCTGCTGAGGCTGCCGCGACGCGGTGTACTGCTCCGTGTGGCGGTGCGCCGGACCTCGCTCATCGGCGCCCATCGCTTCACCGGGCCGGTCACCGAGGAGAGCGGCGCGGGCTGGTCCCCCGTCGGCTGGCGGCGGCTCGCCGAATACGTGCAGTCCGAACTGTCCCTGCGCACCGGCGCGTCCAACGACGAGTTCCTGGATCAGATGGCCGCCGGTCACCGCGGAGTCGCCGCCGCGCTCTCCGCCCGCGTCCCCCGCACGCGGGCGCCGCACGGTGACCCGCTCGCCACCTACCTCGCCTCCGAACAGTCGCTCGTCCTCGGCCATCGCTTCCACCCCACACCGAAGGCGCACAGCGGCGACCCGGGGGCCTGGGCCTCCTTCGCCCCGGAGACCGGCGGGTCCTTCCCGTTGCGTCTGCTGGCCGTCCGGAGCCATCTGATCGCGCAGGAGTGCGCCGAACCCGGCGCCACCGACCCGCTGGACCGGCTGGGAGCCGTCCCCGAGGGGTACCGGCTGCTCCCTGCCCACCCGTGGCAGTACGACCAACTCGCCGCACGTCCCGCTCTGCGCGCGGCGCTCGGACGGGGCGACATTCTCGATCTCGGCACCGGAGAACGGCAGTTCACCCCGACGGCCTCCGTGCGCACCCTGTACGACGGTGACACGTTCCTGAAGTTCAGCCTCAACATCCGCATCACCAACTGCGTGCGCAAGAACGCCCATTACGAACTCTCCGGCGCGGTGGCCCTCACCCGGCTCCTCGGCCCCGTGTTCGGCGATCTCGCCGCGCGATTCCCCGGCTCGGGCATGCTCCGGGAACCGGCCTACCGCAGCATCGCCCTGCGCGGCCCGGACGGCTCCGCCGACCGCGCACTGCTGGAGGGCTTCGGCGTCATCGTCCGGGAAGGGCTCGGACGTTGGCTGCGGCCCGGTGTCACGCCCCTGCTCGCCGCTGCCGTCGCCGACGAATATCCGTCCGGTCCCGGCCATGTCTCCGGCCTGTCCGCCGCCACGGACCCCACGGCCGCCCTCGCCTGGTGGCGTGACTATCTGCGGCTGCTCGTCCCACCCGTCCTGGCCGCCTACTTCGACCACGGGGTCGTCCTCGAACCCCATCTGCAGAACGTGGTGGTCGCAGTGGACACCGACGGCAGGCCCGCCCAGATCCTCTTCCGTGACCTGGAGGGGACCAAGCTGGTGCCCGAGCACTACGCCCGCACGCTCGCCGCCCTGCCCGCCGAGGTCGCCGGGCCCCTCACCTACGACGCCCGGCGCGGCTGGGACCGTGTCGTCTACTGCCTGATCGTCAATCACATCGCGGAGATGCTCGCCGCACTCGCCGATCTGCATCCGCAGACCGAGGCCGCCCTGTGGTCGCTCGTCCGGCGCACGCTCACGGAGTACGCCGACGAGCACGGGTGCCCGCCCCGGCTGAGCGCCCTGCTGGCGGGCGTACCGCTGCCCGCCAAGGCGAATCTGCTCGCCCGCTGGGAGCGTGCCGCCGACCGCGACGCCGGCTATGTCCGGCTGCCCTCGCCCCTCGCCGAGGATGTGCTGTCCGAGGCGACCCGGGCCGACGCCCACCGGAGTTCCCGATGA
- a CDS encoding D-cysteine desulfhydrase family protein, with the protein MVTVVAEESDPQRVTLGTWPTPLEPAPRLARALGLGDGDLLVKRDDLIGLGGGGNKVRKLEWTCGAALAAGATVLVTTGAPQSNHARLTAAAGARLGLDTVLVLAGTPDSSASGNLALDGLFGARVVWAGDADARQLAATADEVVERLRKDGAVPSLIPFGGSSVLGARGYALCGQELLAQAPGLSHVVVAAGSGGTMAGLVGALGADRVLGVHVGAVADPAATVAGLVSGLAESPCDPAALRMRTDQVGAGYSTLTEPVMAALTLAGRTEGLVLDPIYTGRAMAGLVAAVEDGDIVPGQRTVLLHTGGMPGLFGHAATIARAEAELG; encoded by the coding sequence ATGGTGACGGTGGTCGCCGAGGAATCGGATCCGCAGCGGGTGACACTGGGGACCTGGCCGACGCCGCTGGAGCCCGCACCGCGGCTGGCCCGCGCTCTGGGTCTCGGCGACGGTGACCTCCTGGTCAAGCGCGACGATCTCATCGGGCTCGGAGGCGGCGGCAACAAGGTCCGCAAGCTCGAATGGACCTGCGGCGCGGCGCTGGCCGCCGGTGCCACCGTCCTGGTGACCACCGGAGCGCCGCAGAGCAACCACGCACGGCTGACCGCGGCCGCCGGGGCGCGGCTCGGGCTCGATACCGTCCTGGTGCTGGCCGGGACGCCCGACTCGTCGGCCTCGGGGAACCTGGCGCTCGACGGCCTCTTCGGCGCTCGCGTCGTATGGGCCGGTGACGCCGACGCGCGGCAGCTCGCCGCCACGGCCGACGAGGTGGTCGAGCGTCTGCGGAAGGACGGAGCGGTTCCCTCGCTCATCCCGTTCGGCGGATCCAGTGTGCTCGGAGCGCGCGGCTATGCCCTCTGCGGACAGGAACTCCTCGCCCAGGCGCCGGGGTTGTCCCATGTCGTCGTCGCTGCCGGCTCCGGCGGCACCATGGCGGGCCTCGTCGGCGCGCTCGGTGCCGACCGGGTGCTCGGCGTCCACGTCGGCGCGGTCGCGGACCCGGCCGCCACCGTCGCCGGACTGGTCTCCGGTCTCGCCGAGAGCCCGTGCGATCCGGCCGCACTCCGTATGCGTACCGACCAGGTGGGCGCCGGCTACAGCACGCTGACGGAACCGGTGATGGCCGCGCTGACGCTGGCGGGCCGCACCGAGGGGCTGGTGCTGGACCCGATCTACACCGGCCGGGCGATGGCCGGGCTGGTCGCGGCGGTCGAGGACGGCGACATCGTCCCCGGGCAGCGGACGGTCCTCCTGCACACCGGTGGGATGCCGGGCCTCTTCGGCCACGCGGCGACCATCGCCCGGGCGGAAGCGGAACTCGGCTGA